A window of the Branchiostoma lanceolatum isolate klBraLanc5 chromosome 13, klBraLanc5.hap2, whole genome shotgun sequence genome harbors these coding sequences:
- the LOC136446776 gene encoding polyribonucleotide 5'-hydroxyl-kinase Clp1-like, which produces MAENKEEKKEDPKDQEFKLEKDTELRFEVETGGTITLELSEGMAEVFGTELVKNKKFTFGSGAKVAVFTWHGCKVVLHGRTEFAYVSKDTPMVMYVNTHAALEQMRQQAQDQGKRGPRVMIVGPTDVGKSTLCRLLLNYAVRLGRRPTFVDLDVGQGSIAIPGTIGGILVERPADVEEGFSLQAPLIYHFGHASPGANMELYERIIAKCADVFNQRCELNRQASVSGCIINTCGWVKGEGYRSILHAAREFEVDVIIVLDQERLYNDLKRDLPGFVKVVLQPKSGGVVERPQPVRRSAREDRVREYFYGVRQPLYPHSFDVKFADVSLYQVGAPALPDSCLPLDTQQENPYTKLVHIQPGAQIVHHVLSLSMADSLKDNLIDTNIAGFICVTNVDMERQVMTVLSPAPRPLPKRYMLLTDIRFMDFR; this is translated from the exons AtggctgaaaataaagaagagaagaaggaaGAT CCAAAGGACCAAGAGTTCAAGCTTGAGAAGGACACAGAGCTGAGATTTGAGGTGGAGACGGGAGGAACCATTACTCTAGAG CTATCTGAAGGCATGGCAGAAGTGTTTGGAACAGAGCTGGTCAAGAACAAAAAATTCACCTTCGGCTCTGGTGCCAAGGTTGCAGTCTTCACCTGGCACGGCTGCAAGGTTGT CCTTCATGGTAGGACAGAGTTTGCCTATGTGTCTAAGGACACCCCGATGGTTATGTATGTCAACACTCACGCAGCTCTGGAGCAGATGAGACAACAGGCTCAGGATCAGGGTAAACGAGGACCAAGA GTGATGATTGTGGGACCAACAGACGTAGGGAAGTCCACCCTCTGTCGTCTCCTCCTCAACTATGCGGTCAGGCTTGGAAGGAGACCGACCTTTGTGGACCTGGATGTCGGGCAAGGATCTATCGCTATTCCAGGGACCATAG GTGGCATACTTGTGGAGAGACCAGCTGATGTAGAGGAGGGGTTTTCCCTGCAGGCTCCTCTGATCTACCACTTTGGCCACGCCTCCCCTGGTGCCAACATGGAACTGTATGAACGAATCATCGCCAAGTGTGCAGACGTATTCAACCAGAGATGTGAACTCAACAGACAAG CCTCAGTGAGTGGCTGCATCATCAACACATGTGGCTGGGTGAAGGGAGAAGGGTACCGCTCCATCCTACATGCTGCCAGGGAGTTTGAAGTGGATGTCATCATTGTCCTGGACCAAGAGAGGCTCTACAATGACCTAAAGAGAGACCTACCAGGCTTTGTTAAGGTTGTACTGCAGCCAAAGTCTGGAGGG GTTGTGGAGAGACCTCAGCCCGTCAGAAGAAGTGCACGGGAGGACCGTGTGCGGGAGTACTTCTACGGTGTGAGACAGCCGCTTTACCCCCACTCCTTTGACGTCAAGTTTGCTGATGTTAGCTTGTACCAGGTTGGAG CTCCAGCCCTGCCCGACTCCTGTCTCCCCCTGGACACACAGCAGGAGAACCCCTACACAAAACTGGTGCACATCCAGCCTGGAGCACAGATAGTGCACCATGTACTCAGTCTCAGCATGGCAGACTCACTCAAGGATAACCTCATAGATACCAACATCGCTGGCTTCATCTGTGT TACAAACGTAGACATGGAGAGACAGGTGATGACTGTGTTGTCTCCAGCCCCGAGACCTCTCCCCAAGCGATACATGCTCCTTACAGATATCCGCTTCATGGACTTCAGATGA
- the LOC136447194 gene encoding uncharacterized protein: MMSRVAVVTGSNKGIGFEIVRGLCKQLDGIVYLTARNEKLGQEAVQKLKSEGLNPSFHQLDITNEQSIQALKQHLQDKHGGLDVLVNNAGFAHKMASTAPFSTQAVETVGINFTGTLAVSKALLPIIRPHGRVVNVSSQVSQMSMRKCSAELQACFRERSVQEEELVTLLNKFIETAKAGKHKENGFSDSAYGMSKIGVTVLTFIQAREMEKDSREDILVNCMCPGWCKSDMAGWERPPRTAADGADTALFLALLPPNTKGSQGQFFYDRQATVCSPWFCLNDWLDVFLAECRDGRSRACAVMPEVNTAHIHSLCPKQQGLKTQRDHRHVLEPSEAQHIDTTSSEITDVQQRQQTAPTMDGGQTASRVALVTGSNKGIGFEIVRRLCKEFDGIVYLTDIDEKLGQEAVQKLKSEGLNPSFHQLDITNEQSIQAMKHHLQDKHGGLDVLVNNAAFGLKPELRDGVPYAVQAEKSVGVNFTGTLAVSKALLPIIRPHGRVVNMSSQSSNKAIRNCSAELQARFRDRSMEIEELEMLMNKYIDMARVGKHKEHGYPNSAYAMSKIGVTSLTFIQAREMEEDSREDILVNCCCPGWCKTDSAGWENPPRTAAEGADTPVFLALLPPSTKESQGLMYHDRQPIPF, translated from the exons ATGATGAGCCGCGTAGCAGTG GTGACTGGATCCAATAAGGGGATTGGGTTTGAGATAGTCCGAGGACTGTGTAAGCAGTTGGATGGGATCGTGTATCTAACAG CCAGAAATGAGAAACTCGGGCAGGAGGCTGTCCAGAAGCTGAAGTCTGAGGGCCTGAACCCCAGCTTCCATCAGCTGGACATCACAAATGAGCAGAGTATTCAGGCACTGAAGCAGCATCTACAGGACAAGCACGGGGGCCTGGATGTGCTGGTTAACAACGCAGGATTTGCTCACAAG ATGGCCTCTACTGCTCCGTTCAGTACCCAGGCAGTGGAAACTGTGGGCATCAACTTCACCGGGACACTGGCTGTCAGCAAAGCTCTACTGCCAATCATCCGGCCTCATGGAAG GGTAGTGAATGTGTCCAGCCAAGTCAGTCAGATGTCTATGAGGAAATGCAGTGCCGAACTACAGGCCTGCTTCAGGGAAAGGAGCGTCCAGGAGGAAGAACTTGTGACGTTGTTGAATAAGTTCATTGA GACAGCCAAGGCAGGAAAGCACAAGGAGAATGGTTTCTCTGATTCTGCATACGGCATGTCTAAGATCGGAGTGACTGTTCTGACATTTATCCAGGCTCGGGAGATGGAGAAGGACTCAAGAGAGGACATCCTGGTCAACTGT atGTGTCCAGGTTGGTGCAAGAGTGACATGGCAGGTTGGGAGAGGCCTCCAAGGACCGCTGCTGATG GTGCAGACACAGCATTGTTCCTGGCTCTCCTCCCACCCAACACTAAGGGGTCGCAGGGACAGTTCTTCTACGACC GACAGGCCACAGTTTGTTCGCCCTGGTTCTGCTTGAACGACTGGTTGGACGTGTTTCTGGCAGAGTGCCGGGATGGTAGGAGCCGAGCTTGTGCAGTAATGCCGGAAGTGAACACAGCACACATACATTCACTGTGTCCCAAACAGCAAGGGTTAAAAACCCAGAGAGATCATCGACACGTACTTGAACCAAGTGAAGCCCAGCACATAGACACCACGTCTAGCGAGATAACAGACGTCcaacaacgacaacaaacaGCACCTACAATGGACGGTGGACAAACGGCGAGTCGTGTAGCCTTG GTGACCGGGTCCAACAAGGGGATCGGGTTTGAGATAGTCCGGAGACTTTGCAAAGAATTCGATGGGATTGTCTATCTAACAG ATATTGATGAGAAACTCGGGCAAGAGGCTGTCCAAAAACTGAAGTCTGAGGGCCTGAACCCCAGCTTCCACCAGCTGGACATCACCAATGAGCAGAGTATTCAGGCAATGAAGCATCATCTACAGGACAAGCACGGGGGCCTGGATGTGCTGGTTAACAATGCAGCATTTGGTCTCAAG CCTGAGCTAAGAGATGGCGTTCCCTACGCAGTCCAGGCGGAGAAGTCAGTCGGGGTCAACTTCACGGGAACCCTGGCTGTCAGTAAAGCCCTGCTGCCAATCATCAGACCTCATGGAAG GGTTGTGAATATGTCCAGCCAGTCTAGTAACAAGGCTATACGGAACTGCAGTGCCGAGTTGCAGGCCCGGTTCAGGGACAGGAGCATGGAGATAGAGGAACTTGAGATGTTGATGAATAAGTACATTGA TATGGCCAGAGTAGGGAAGCACAAGGAGCATGGCTACCCGAACTCAGCCTACGCCATGTCCAAGATCGGAGTGACGTCACTGACGTTCATTCAAGCACGGGAGATGGAGGAGGATTCCAGAGAGGACATCCTGGTCAACTGT TGTTGTCCAGGTTGGTGTAAAACTGACAGTGCGGGCTGGGAGAATCCTCCAAGAACTGCTGCTGAAG GTGCAGATACTCCAGTGTTCCTGGCCCTCCTCCCGCCCAGCACTAAGGAGTCACAGGGACTGATGTACCACGACCGCCAACCAATACCGTTCTGA